The Lycium barbarum isolate Lr01 chromosome 12, ASM1917538v2, whole genome shotgun sequence genome includes a region encoding these proteins:
- the LOC132624793 gene encoding pentatricopeptide repeat-containing protein At1g77170, mitochondrial: MSPFHCLLLRFGRIRVNSFHLCHSLATTTNILDINDKVIATRISNCNNIHHLDQIYAQIIRNHFLELYPVQFHWNNIIRSYTKLNSPNKALHVYITMSRTGVCPDTFTLPIVLKAICQVLNYVMARQLHGVAIKIGLDTNMYCESGFISLYSKVGDFENAHKVFEENSERKLGSWNAIIAGLAQGGRAKEAIEMFLELRKSGLQPDDVTMVSVTSACGSLGDLDLASQLHKCVFQAKEMGKSDLLMMNSLIDMYGKCGKMDLAYRVFSRMKERNVSSWTSMIVGYAMHGHVGDALECFCCMREAGVRPNHVTFVGVLSACVHGGMLQEGKYYFNMMKSEYGIAPMLQHYGCLVDLLGRAGLLDEARGTIEGMSMKANVVIWGCLMGACEKHGHVKMGEWVAKHLQQLEPWNDGVYVVLSNIYASNGMWEEVRRMREIMKERKLDKIPAYSLSTSSD; this comes from the coding sequence ATGAGTCCATTTCATTGTCTGTTGctccgatttggtagaattagagtAAACTCATTTCATCTTTGTCACAGTTTAGCCACTACTACTAATATTCTCGACATCAATGACAAGGTAATAGCAACCCGAATATCAAACTGCAACAATATACATCACCTTGACCAAATTTACGCCCAGATAATCAGAAATCACTTCCTGGAATTGTACCCTGTGCAATTTCACTGGAACAACATTATCAGATCATATACTAAGCTTAACTCCCCAAACAAGGCTTTACATGTGTACATCACTATGTCAAGAACTGGTGTTTGTCCAGATACTTTTACACTACCTATTGTTTTAAAGGCTATTTGTCAGGTTTTGAATTATGTTATGGCAAGGCAGTTACATGGGGTTGCTATAAAGATTGGTTTGGATACTAATATGTATTGTGAGAGTGGTTTTATTAGTCTGTATTCGAAGGTTGGTGATTTTGAGAATGCACATAAGGTGTTTGAAGAAAATAGTGAAAGAAAGTTGGGTTCTTGGAATGCTATTATAGCGGGGTTGGCGCAAGGTGGGCGTGCTAAAGAAGCGATAGAAATGTTCTTGGAGTTGAGAAAGAGTGGGTTACAACCAGATGATGTGACTATGGTTAGTGTGACGTCGGCTTGTGGTAGTCTTGGAGACTTGGATTTGGCTTCTCAATTGCATAAATGCGTGTTTCAAGCGAAAGAAATGGGAAAGTCTGATCTTTTGATGATGAATTCTCTTATTGATATGTATGGTAAATGTGGGAAGATGGATCTTGCTTATAGGGTGTTTTCGAGGATGAAGGAAAGAAATGTATCGTCGTGGACTTCTATGATTGTTGGATATGCGATGCATGGGCATGTTGGGGATGCGCTTGAATGCTTCTGTTGCATGAGAGAGGCAGGTGTTAGGCCTAACCATGTGACATTTGTTGGGGTGTTGAGCGCTTGTGTACATGGTGGGATGTTGCAAGAAGGAAAGTATTATTTCAACATGATGAAGAGCGAATATGGTATTGCCCCCATGTTGCAGCATTACGGGTGCTTGGTGGATTTGCTTGGCAGGGCTGGGTTGCTTGACGAGGCAAGGGGGACGATTGAAGGGATGTCAAtgaaagcaaatgttgtgattTGGGGTTGCCTAATGGGGGCTTGTGAGAAACATGGGCATGTGAAAATGGGAGAATGGGTGGCTAAGCACCTGCAACAGTTAGAACCGTGGAACGATGGAGTGTATGTGGTATTGTCCAACATTTATGCCAGTAATGGCATGTGGGAAGAAGTAAGGAGGATGAGAGAAATTATGAAGGAGAGAAAACTTGACAAGATTCCTGCTTATAGCTTGTCAACAAGTTCAGATTGA
- the LOC132622221 gene encoding uncharacterized protein LOC132622221, which yields MLFRASSITSRFSDKMSTSVPVEVGTKGTVGSLLKKEIEYFRKVELDCSKGSTNNKSQKSTVEINSSGGGNSWPSFGFLTMKWKKKKRRGNGGVLPAMCSMVEVSESCKMNEIPGFSYRNLKVDSKRFEEEITLS from the coding sequence ATGTTATTCAGAGCTAGCAGCATCACTAGTAGGTTCTCTGATAAAATGAGTACTAGTGTGCCAGTTGAGGTTGGCACAAAGGGAACTGTAGGATCACTTTTGAAGAAGGAGATTGAGTATTTCAGAAAAGTAGAGTTGGATTGTAGTAAAGGGAGCACTAATAATAAATCCCAGAAGAGTACAGTGGAAATAAATTCATCAGGTGGTGGCAATTCTTGGCCTAGTTTCGGGTTCTTGACGatgaaatggaagaaaaagaagagaagaggCAATGGTGGTGTATTACCTGCAATGTGTTCTATGGTTGAAGTTTCTGAGAGTTGTAAGATGAATGAGATTCCAGGGTTCAGTTATAGAAATCTTAAGGTTGATTCGAAGAGATTTGAGGAAGAAATAACACTCTCATAG